In Bubalus bubalis isolate 160015118507 breed Murrah chromosome 3, NDDB_SH_1, whole genome shotgun sequence, a genomic segment contains:
- the MPDU1 gene encoding mannose-P-dolichol utilization defect 1 protein isoform X2 → MKLRRRTALARFKNSSSREGASKNVVSRRDLFYVNEVPCLKILLSKGLGLGIVAGSLLVKLPQVFKILGAKSAEGLSLQSVMLELVALTGTMVYSITNNFPFSSWGEALFLILQTITIAFLVLHYRGQTVKGVAFLACYALVLLVLLSPLTPQAVVTLLQASNMPSVVVGRLLQAVTNYRNGHTGQLSAITVFLLFGGSLARIFTSIQETGDPLLAGTFVVSSLCNGLIAAQVLFYWNAKAPHKKKKQ, encoded by the exons ATGAAACTGCGCAGGCGTACAGCTTTGGCACGCTTTAAAAATTCGAGCAGCAGGGAGGGAGCGTCCAAAAACGTGGTTTCCAGGCGAGACCTATTTTACGTTAACGAAG TTCCCTGCCTCAAGATTCTTCTCAGCAAAGGCCTGGGGCTGGGCATTGTGGCTGGCTCACTTCTGG TAAAACTACCCCAAGTGTTTAAAATACTGGGAGCCAAGAGTGCCGAAGGATTGAGTCTTCAGTCGGTAATGCTAGAGCTAGTGGCGTTGACTGGGACCATGGTCTACAGCATCACCAATAACTTTCCCTTCAG CTCTTGGGGTGAAGCCCTGTTCCTGATTCTCCAGACAATCACCATTGCCTTCTTGGTCCTGCACTACAGAGGACAGACTGTGAAAG GTGTTGCTTTCTTAGCGTGCTACGCCTTGGTCCTTCTGGTGCTGCTTTCACCACTGACGCCCCAGGCTGTAGTCACCCTGCTCCAGGCCTCCAACATGCCTTCGGTGGTGGTGGGAAGG CTGCTCCAGGCAGTCACCAACTACCGCAATGGGCACACGGGCCAGCTCTCAGCCATCACAGTGTTTCTGCTCTTTGGAGGGTCCCTGGCCCGAATCTTCACCTCCATTCAG GAAACTGGAGACCCCCTCCTGGCTGGAACCTTTGTAGTCTCTTCTCTCTGCAACGGCCTCATCGCTGCCCAGGTCCTCTTTTACTGGAATGCCAAGGCTCCCCACAAGAAGAAAAAGCAGTAG
- the MPDU1 gene encoding mannose-P-dolichol utilization defect 1 protein isoform X3: MAAEVDGLLKPVLVPLLLPEKCYDQIFVQWDLLHVPCLKILLSKGLGLGIVAGSLLVKLPQVFKILGAKSAEGLSLQSVMLELVALTGTMVYSITNNFPFSSWGEALFLILQTITIAFLVLHYRGQTVKGVAFLACYALVLLVLLSPLTPQAVVTLLQASNMPSVVVGRLLQAVTNYRNGHTGQLSAITVFLLFGGSLARIFTSIQETGDPLLAGTFVVSSLCNGLIAAQVLFYWNAKAPHKKKKQ, translated from the exons ATGGCGGCCGAGGTAGATGGGCTACTTAAACCGGTGCTGGTGCCGCTTCTTTTACCTGAGAAATGCTACGACCAAATTTTCGTCCAGTGGGACTTGCTTCATG TTCCCTGCCTCAAGATTCTTCTCAGCAAAGGCCTGGGGCTGGGCATTGTGGCTGGCTCACTTCTGG TAAAACTACCCCAAGTGTTTAAAATACTGGGAGCCAAGAGTGCCGAAGGATTGAGTCTTCAGTCGGTAATGCTAGAGCTAGTGGCGTTGACTGGGACCATGGTCTACAGCATCACCAATAACTTTCCCTTCAG CTCTTGGGGTGAAGCCCTGTTCCTGATTCTCCAGACAATCACCATTGCCTTCTTGGTCCTGCACTACAGAGGACAGACTGTGAAAG GTGTTGCTTTCTTAGCGTGCTACGCCTTGGTCCTTCTGGTGCTGCTTTCACCACTGACGCCCCAGGCTGTAGTCACCCTGCTCCAGGCCTCCAACATGCCTTCGGTGGTGGTGGGAAGG CTGCTCCAGGCAGTCACCAACTACCGCAATGGGCACACGGGCCAGCTCTCAGCCATCACAGTGTTTCTGCTCTTTGGAGGGTCCCTGGCCCGAATCTTCACCTCCATTCAG GAAACTGGAGACCCCCTCCTGGCTGGAACCTTTGTAGTCTCTTCTCTCTGCAACGGCCTCATCGCTGCCCAGGTCCTCTTTTACTGGAATGCCAAGGCTCCCCACAAGAAGAAAAAGCAGTAG
- the MPDU1 gene encoding mannose-P-dolichol utilization defect 1 protein isoform X1 has translation MGYLNRCWCRFFYLRNATTKFSSSGTCFMFPASRFFSAKAWGWALWLAHFWVCSVAVLLCTQGMSAPQPCPSHRLFPVKLPQVFKILGAKSAEGLSLQSVMLELVALTGTMVYSITNNFPFSSWGEALFLILQTITIAFLVLHYRGQTVKGVAFLACYALVLLVLLSPLTPQAVVTLLQASNMPSVVVGRLLQAVTNYRNGHTGQLSAITVFLLFGGSLARIFTSIQETGDPLLAGTFVVSSLCNGLIAAQVLFYWNAKAPHKKKKQ, from the exons ATGGGCTACTTAAACCGGTGCTGGTGCCGCTTCTTTTACCTGAGAAATGCTACGACCAAATTTTCGTCCAGTGGGACTTGCTTCATG TTCCCTGCCTCAAGATTCTTCTCAGCAAAGGCCTGGGGCTGGGCATTGTGGCTGGCTCACTTCTGG GTCTGCTCTGTGGCTGTCCTGCTGTGCACCCAAGGGATGTCAGCTCCTCAGCCCTGCCCTTCTCATCGTCTTTTCCCAGTAAAACTACCCCAAGTGTTTAAAATACTGGGAGCCAAGAGTGCCGAAGGATTGAGTCTTCAGTCGGTAATGCTAGAGCTAGTGGCGTTGACTGGGACCATGGTCTACAGCATCACCAATAACTTTCCCTTCAG CTCTTGGGGTGAAGCCCTGTTCCTGATTCTCCAGACAATCACCATTGCCTTCTTGGTCCTGCACTACAGAGGACAGACTGTGAAAG GTGTTGCTTTCTTAGCGTGCTACGCCTTGGTCCTTCTGGTGCTGCTTTCACCACTGACGCCCCAGGCTGTAGTCACCCTGCTCCAGGCCTCCAACATGCCTTCGGTGGTGGTGGGAAGG CTGCTCCAGGCAGTCACCAACTACCGCAATGGGCACACGGGCCAGCTCTCAGCCATCACAGTGTTTCTGCTCTTTGGAGGGTCCCTGGCCCGAATCTTCACCTCCATTCAG GAAACTGGAGACCCCCTCCTGGCTGGAACCTTTGTAGTCTCTTCTCTCTGCAACGGCCTCATCGCTGCCCAGGTCCTCTTTTACTGGAATGCCAAGGCTCCCCACAAGAAGAAAAAGCAGTAG
- the CD68 gene encoding macrosialin, whose product MRLAVFFSGALLGLLAAQGAGNDCPHKKSATLLPSFTVTPTATESTPSPGTTSHRTTKSHRTTTRRITTTTHTTTTTGTTSSESPTATHSPATTTSHQNTTVHPTSNITATSPGPSTRSPHPEPPPSPSPSPGSKEAIGDYTWSNGSQPCVRLQAQIQIRVLYPTQGGGEAWGISVLNPNRTKAQGGCESTHSHLLLLFPSGQLSFGFKQDPLQSAVYLNYMAVEYNVSFPQAVQWTFSVQNSSLRDLQTPLGQSFSCRNASIIVSPALHLDLLSLKLQAAQLSPSGAFGPSFSCPNDKSILLPLIIGLILLGLLTLVLVTFCIIRRRPPTYQPL is encoded by the exons ATGAGGTTGGCTGTGTTCTTCTCTGGGGCCTTGCTGGGGCTACTAGCAG CCCAGGGGGCAGGGAATGACTGTCCTCATAAAAAATCCGCCACTCTGCTGCCATCCTTCACGGTGACACCTACAGCTACAGAAAGCACGCCAAGCCCTGGAACAACCAGCCACAGAACTACCAAGAGCCACAGAACCACCACTCGGAGAATCACCACCACCACGCATACAACCACCACCACAGGAACCACCAGCAGCGAGTCCCCAACAGCCACTCATAGTCCTGCCACCACCACCAGTCATCAGAATACTACAGTTCATCCAACAAGCAACATCACTGCCACGAGTCCAGGACCCTCCACCAGATCCCCCCACCCAGAACCACCACCCTCTCCAAGTCCTAGCCCAGGCTCCAAGGAGGCAATAGGAGACTACACTTGGAGTAATGGTTCCCAGCCCTGCGTCCGGCTCCAAGCCCAGATTCAGATTCGAGTTCTGTACCCAACCCAGGGTGGAGGAGAG GCCTGGGGCATCTCTGTACTGAACCCCAACAGAACCAAGGCCCAGGGGGGCTGTGAAAGTACCCATTCCCACTTGCTCCTCTTATTCCCGTCCGGACAGCTCAGCTTCGGATTCAAGCAG GATCCACTGCAGAGCGCAGTCTACCTGAACTATATGGCTGTGGAGTACAACGTGTCCTTCCCCCAGGCAGTGC AATGGACATTCTCAGTTCAGAACTCATCCCTTCGAGATCTCCAAACCCCCCTGGGCCAGAGCTTCAGTTGCAGAAATGCAAGCATCATTGTTTCACCAGCTTTACACCTTGATCTGCTCTCCCTGAAGCTACAAGCTGCTCAGCTGTCCCCCTCAGGGGCCTTTGGACCAA GTTTCTCTTGTCCCAATGATAAGTCCATCTTGCTGCCTCTCATCATCGGCCTGATCTTACTCGGCCTCCTCACCCTGGTGCTTGTTACCTTCTGCATCATCCGAAGACGCCCACCCACTTACCAGCCCCTCTGA
- the EIF4A1 gene encoding eukaryotic initiation factor 4A-I: protein MSASQDSRSRDNGPDGMEPEGVIESNWNEIVDSFDDMNLSESLLRGIYAYGFEKPSAIQQRAILPCIKGYDVIAQAQSGTGKTATFAISILQQIELDLKATQALVLAPTRELAQQIQKVVMALGDYMGASCHACIGGTNVRAEVQKLQMEAPHIIVGTPGRVFDMLNRRYLSPKYIKMFVLDEADEMLSRGFKDQIYDIFQKLNSNTQVVLLSATMPSDVLEVTKKFMRDPIRILVKKEELTLEGIRQFYINVEREEWKLDTLCDLYETLTITQAVIFINTRRKVDWLTEKMHARDFTVSAMHGDMDQKERDVIMREFRSGSSRVLITTDLLARGIDVQQVSLVINYDLPTNRENYIHRIGRGGRFGRKGVAINMVTEEDKRTLRDIETFYNTSIEEMPLNVADLI from the exons ATGTCTGCGAGTCAGGATTCCCG ATCTAGAGACAATGGCCCCGATGGGATGGAACCCGAAGGCGTCATCGAG AGTAACTGGAATGAGATTGTCGACAGCTTTGATGACATGAACCTCTCAGAGTCACTCCTCCGTGGCATATATGCCTATGGTTTTGAGAAGCCCTCTGCCATCCAGCAGCGAGCCATTCTTCCTTGTATCAAGG GTTATGATGTGATTGCTCAAGCCCAATCTGGGACTGGGAAAACGGCCACTTTTGCCATATCAATTCTGCAACAGATTGAATTAGATCTAAAGGCCACCCAGGCCTTGGTCCTGGCACCCACTAGAGAGTTGGCCCAGCAG ATACAGAAGGTAGTTATGGCCTTAGGAGACTACATGGGTGCCTCGTGCCATGCCTGCATTGGGGGTACCAATGTACGTGCTGAGGTGCAGAAGCTGCAGATGGAAGCCCCCCATATCATCGTGGGTACCCCAGGCCGTGTGTTCGACATGCTTAACCGGAGATACTTGT CTCCCAAATACATCAAGATGTTTGTACTGGATGAAGCTGATGAAATGTTAAGCCGTGGATTCAAGGACCAGATCTATGACATATTCCAGAAGCTCAACAGCAACACCCAG gtGGTTTTGCTGTCAGCTACAATGCCTTCTGATGTGCTTGAGGTGACCAAGAAGTTCATGAGGGACCCAATTAGAATTCTTGTCAAGAAGGAAGAGTTGACGCTGGAGGGTATCCGTCAGTTCTACATCAATGTGGAACGAGAG gagtGGAAGCTGGACACACTGTGCGACTTGTATGAAACCCTGACCATTACCCAGGCAGTCATCTTCATTAACACCCGAAGGAAGGTGGATTGGCTCACCGAGAAGATGCATGCCCGAGACTTCACCGTCTCTGCCATG CACGGAGACATGGACCAAAAAGAACGAGACGTTATCATGAGGGAGTTCCGCTCTGGCTCCAGCAGAGTATTGATTACCACTGACCTACTG GCCAGAGGCATTGATGTACAGCAAGTTTCCTTAGTCATCAACTATGACCTCCCCACCAATAGGGAAAACTATATCCACAG AATTGGTCGTGGTGGACGTTTCGGCCGTAAGGGTGTGGCTATTAACATGGTGACAGAAGAGGACAAGAGGACTCTTCGAGACATCGAGACCTTCTACAACACCTCCATTGAGGAAATGCCCCTCAATGTTGCTGACCTCATCTGA
- the SENP3 gene encoding sentrin-specific protease 3 isoform X1 has product MENSLLTLVYGFPAEVVFSRISVPCHWKMKETIQGTGSWGPEPPGPGIAPAFSSPRRERLRWPPPPKPRLKSGGGFGPDPGSGTTVPTRRLPVPRPSFDASASEEEEEEEDDEDEDEEEEVAAWRLPPRWGQLGASQRPRPPRPTHRKTCSQRRRRAMRAFRMLLYSKSTSLTFHWKLWGRHRGRRRNLAHPKNHLSPREGAVTPQVPSPCCRFDSPRGPPPPRLSLLGALMAEDGVRGSPPVPSGAPMEEDGLRWTPKSPLGPDSGLLSCTLPNGFGGPLGPEGERSLAPPDASILISNVCSIGDHVAQELFQGSDVGTAEEAERPGEKAGQHSPLREEHVTCVQSILDEFLQTYGSLIPLSTDEVVEKLEDIFQQEFSAPSRKGLVLQLIQSYQRMPGNAMVRGFRVTYKRHVLTMDDLGTLYGQNWLNDQVMNMYGDLVMDTVPEKVHFFNSFFYDKLRTKGYDGVKRWTKNVDIFNKELLLIPIHLEVHWSLISVDVRRRTITYFDSQRTLNRRCPKHIAKYLQAEAVKKDRLDFHQGWKGYFKMNVARQNNDSDCGAFVLQYCKHLALSQPFSFTQQDMPKLRRQIYKELCHCKLTV; this is encoded by the exons ATGGAGAATTCTCTTCTCACTCTCGTTTACGGATTCCCGGCGGAAGTTGTGTTCTCACGTATCTCTGTACCAT GCCATTGGAAGATGAAAGAGACTATACAAGGGACTGGGTCTTGGGGGCCTGAGCCTCCTGGACCCGGCATAGCCCCAGCTTTTTCAAGTCCCAGGCGGGAGCGTCTTCGTTGGCCCCCACCTCCCAAACCCCGACTCAAATCAGGTGGAGGGTTTGGGCCAGACCCTGGGTCAGGGACCACAGTGCCAACCAGACGCCTCCCTGTCCCTCGGCCCTCTTTTGATGCCTCAGCtagtgaagaggaggaggaagaagaggacgACGAAGAcgaagatgaggaggaggaagtggcagcttGGAGGCTGCCTCCCAGATGGGGTCAACTGGGAGCTTCCCAGAGGCCTCGCCCTCCCCGCCCTACTCATCGGAAAACCTGTTCACAGCGCCGTCGCAGAGCTATGAGAGCCTTCCGGATGCTGCTCTATTCAAAAAGCACCTCTCTGACATTCCACTGGAAGCTTTGGGGGCGCCACCGGGGCCGGCGGCGGAACCTTGCACACCCCAAGAACCATCTTTCACCCCGGGAAGGGGCTGTGACACCACAGGTGCCATCCCCCTGCTGTCGTTTTGACTCACCCCGGGGACCACCTCCACCCCGGCTGAGTCTGTTAGGTGCTCTCATGGCTGAGGATGGGGTGAGAGGGTCTCCACCAGTGCCCTCTGGGGCCCCCATGGAGGAAGATGGATTAAGGTGGACTCCAAAGTCTCCTCTGGGCCCTGACTCTG GTCTCCTCTCTTGTACTCTGCCCAATGGCTTTGGGGGACCACTTGGGCCAGAAGGAGAGCGAAGTCTGGCACCCCCTGATGCCAGCATCCTCATCAGCAACGTGTGCAGCATCGGGGACCACGTGGCCCAGGAGCTTTTTCAGGGCTCAGATGTGGGCACTGCAGAAGAAGCTGAGCGGCCTGGGGAGAAAGCTGGCCAGCACAGCCCTCTGCGGGAGGAGCATGTCACCTGTGTGCAGA GCATCTTGGATGAATTCCTTCAGACTTACGGCAGCCTCATCCCCCTCAGCACTGATGAGGTAGTGGAGAAACTAGAGGACATTTTCCAGCAGGAGTTCTCTGCACCTTCCAG GAAGGGCCTGGTGCTGCAGTTGATCCAGTCATACCAGCGGATGCCAGGCAATGCCATGGTGAGGGGCTTCCGAGTCACCTATAAGCGGCATGTGCTGACCATGGATGACCTGGGAACTTTGTATGGACAGAACTGGCTCAATGACCAG GTGATGAACATGTACGGAGACTTGGTCATGGACACAGTCCCTGAAAAG GTGCATTTCTTCAACAGTTTCTTCTATGATAAACTCCGTACCAAAGGTTATGATGGGGTGAAAAGGTGGACCAAAAAC GTGGACATCTTCAATAAAGAGCTCCTGCTAATCCCCATCCACCTGGAGGTGCATTGGTCCCTCATCTCTGTTGACGTGAGGCGGCGCACCATCACCTATTTTGACTCGCAGCGCACCCTGAACCGCCGCTGCCCTAAG CATATTGCCAAGTATCTGCAGGCAGAGGCAGTGAAGAAAGACCGGCTGGATTTCCACCAGGGCTGGAAAGGTTACTTCAAAATG aATGTGGCCAGGCAGAATAATGACAGTGACTGTGGCGCCTTTGTGTTGCAG TATTGCAAGCACCTGGCCCTGTCTCAGCCATTCAGCTTCACTCAGCAGGACATGCCCAAACTTCGTCGGCAGATCTACAAGGAGCTGTGTCACTGCAAACTCACTGTGTGA
- the SENP3 gene encoding sentrin-specific protease 3 isoform X2, with the protein MKETIQGTGSWGPEPPGPGIAPAFSSPRRERLRWPPPPKPRLKSGGGFGPDPGSGTTVPTRRLPVPRPSFDASASEEEEEEEDDEDEDEEEEVAAWRLPPRWGQLGASQRPRPPRPTHRKTCSQRRRRAMRAFRMLLYSKSTSLTFHWKLWGRHRGRRRNLAHPKNHLSPREGAVTPQVPSPCCRFDSPRGPPPPRLSLLGALMAEDGVRGSPPVPSGAPMEEDGLRWTPKSPLGPDSGLLSCTLPNGFGGPLGPEGERSLAPPDASILISNVCSIGDHVAQELFQGSDVGTAEEAERPGEKAGQHSPLREEHVTCVQSILDEFLQTYGSLIPLSTDEVVEKLEDIFQQEFSAPSRKGLVLQLIQSYQRMPGNAMVRGFRVTYKRHVLTMDDLGTLYGQNWLNDQVMNMYGDLVMDTVPEKVHFFNSFFYDKLRTKGYDGVKRWTKNVDIFNKELLLIPIHLEVHWSLISVDVRRRTITYFDSQRTLNRRCPKHIAKYLQAEAVKKDRLDFHQGWKGYFKMNVARQNNDSDCGAFVLQYCKHLALSQPFSFTQQDMPKLRRQIYKELCHCKLTV; encoded by the exons ATGAAAGAGACTATACAAGGGACTGGGTCTTGGGGGCCTGAGCCTCCTGGACCCGGCATAGCCCCAGCTTTTTCAAGTCCCAGGCGGGAGCGTCTTCGTTGGCCCCCACCTCCCAAACCCCGACTCAAATCAGGTGGAGGGTTTGGGCCAGACCCTGGGTCAGGGACCACAGTGCCAACCAGACGCCTCCCTGTCCCTCGGCCCTCTTTTGATGCCTCAGCtagtgaagaggaggaggaagaagaggacgACGAAGAcgaagatgaggaggaggaagtggcagcttGGAGGCTGCCTCCCAGATGGGGTCAACTGGGAGCTTCCCAGAGGCCTCGCCCTCCCCGCCCTACTCATCGGAAAACCTGTTCACAGCGCCGTCGCAGAGCTATGAGAGCCTTCCGGATGCTGCTCTATTCAAAAAGCACCTCTCTGACATTCCACTGGAAGCTTTGGGGGCGCCACCGGGGCCGGCGGCGGAACCTTGCACACCCCAAGAACCATCTTTCACCCCGGGAAGGGGCTGTGACACCACAGGTGCCATCCCCCTGCTGTCGTTTTGACTCACCCCGGGGACCACCTCCACCCCGGCTGAGTCTGTTAGGTGCTCTCATGGCTGAGGATGGGGTGAGAGGGTCTCCACCAGTGCCCTCTGGGGCCCCCATGGAGGAAGATGGATTAAGGTGGACTCCAAAGTCTCCTCTGGGCCCTGACTCTG GTCTCCTCTCTTGTACTCTGCCCAATGGCTTTGGGGGACCACTTGGGCCAGAAGGAGAGCGAAGTCTGGCACCCCCTGATGCCAGCATCCTCATCAGCAACGTGTGCAGCATCGGGGACCACGTGGCCCAGGAGCTTTTTCAGGGCTCAGATGTGGGCACTGCAGAAGAAGCTGAGCGGCCTGGGGAGAAAGCTGGCCAGCACAGCCCTCTGCGGGAGGAGCATGTCACCTGTGTGCAGA GCATCTTGGATGAATTCCTTCAGACTTACGGCAGCCTCATCCCCCTCAGCACTGATGAGGTAGTGGAGAAACTAGAGGACATTTTCCAGCAGGAGTTCTCTGCACCTTCCAG GAAGGGCCTGGTGCTGCAGTTGATCCAGTCATACCAGCGGATGCCAGGCAATGCCATGGTGAGGGGCTTCCGAGTCACCTATAAGCGGCATGTGCTGACCATGGATGACCTGGGAACTTTGTATGGACAGAACTGGCTCAATGACCAG GTGATGAACATGTACGGAGACTTGGTCATGGACACAGTCCCTGAAAAG GTGCATTTCTTCAACAGTTTCTTCTATGATAAACTCCGTACCAAAGGTTATGATGGGGTGAAAAGGTGGACCAAAAAC GTGGACATCTTCAATAAAGAGCTCCTGCTAATCCCCATCCACCTGGAGGTGCATTGGTCCCTCATCTCTGTTGACGTGAGGCGGCGCACCATCACCTATTTTGACTCGCAGCGCACCCTGAACCGCCGCTGCCCTAAG CATATTGCCAAGTATCTGCAGGCAGAGGCAGTGAAGAAAGACCGGCTGGATTTCCACCAGGGCTGGAAAGGTTACTTCAAAATG aATGTGGCCAGGCAGAATAATGACAGTGACTGTGGCGCCTTTGTGTTGCAG TATTGCAAGCACCTGGCCCTGTCTCAGCCATTCAGCTTCACTCAGCAGGACATGCCCAAACTTCGTCGGCAGATCTACAAGGAGCTGTGTCACTGCAAACTCACTGTGTGA
- the LOC102396194 gene encoding tumor necrosis factor ligand superfamily member 13, which translates to MPASSPSLLSPKGPQGDMGGPVREPALSVALWLSWGAALGAVACAMVLLTQQTELQTLRREVTRLQRNGGPSEKGEGNPWLNLQEQSPDGTEGRENGERSRRRRAVLTRKQKKKRSVLHLVPINITSKEDSDVTEVMWQPALQRGRGLEAQGYIVRVWDAGVYLLYSQVLFHDETFTMGQMVSREGQGRQETLFRCIQSMPSNPDWAYNSCYSAGVFHLHQGDILSVVIPRARAKLSLSPHGTFLGLVKL; encoded by the exons ATGCCGGCCTCATCTCCTTCCTTGCTAAGCCCGAAAGGGCCCCAGGGAGACATGGGGGGCCCCGTCCGAGAGCCGGCGCTCTCAGTTGCCCTCTGGTTGAGTTGGGGGGCGGCTCTGGGGGCTGTGGCTTGTGCCATGGTTCTGCTGACCCAACAAACCGAGCTGCAGACCTTAAGGAGAGAGGTGACCCGGCTGCAGAGGAATGGAGGGCCCTCcgagaagggagaagggaatcCGTGGCTGAATCTCCAGGAGCAG AGCCCTGATGGCACAGAAGGCCGGGAGAATGGGGAGAGATCCCGGAGAAGGAGAGCAGTGCTCACCCGTAAACAGAAGA agaAGCGCTCAGTTCTGCATCTCGTTCCCATTAACATCACCTCCAAGG AGGACTCTGATGTGACAGAAGTGATGTGGCAACCAGCTCTCCAGCGTGGGCGAGGCTTGGAGGCCCAAGGATATATTGTTCGAGTCTGGGATGCTGGAGTTTATCTGCTGTACAGCCAG GTCCTGTTTCATGATGAGACTTTCACCATGGGTCAGATGGTATCTCGGGAGGGACAAGGAAGGCAGGAGACTCTATTCCGATGCATACAAAGCATGCCCTCCAACCCTGACTGGGCCTACAACAGCTGCTACAGTGCAG GTGTCTTCCATTTACACCAGGGGGATATCTTGAGTGTTGTAATCCCTCGGGCAAGGGCCAAACTTAGCCTCTCTCCACATGGAACCTTCCTGGGGCTTGTGAAACTGTGA